The Nitrososphaerota archaeon genome includes a region encoding these proteins:
- a CDS encoding DUF1122 family protein, which produces MLEEAIKKLIKGIKINNFIIYAKKISKGRFLEEKNLDIYVKKGILENRLLYIKVFHGRKPYYKPWIEIFGINAQIKLGEEIINYFDSIIENELLSFFSNFIKEGGKIFIEYHTDEETKKQLEADFPPFVTRLGYKLFNLGFTWFKDWYFPEGFMEGEQKLQAEKPINDEEKKRQIKQIKDDVKEFLEKIKSLNKYESYIIKSIERAKIILRKNEW; this is translated from the coding sequence ATGTTAGAAGAAGCAATTAAGAAATTAATTAAAGGAATTAAAATAAATAATTTTATAATATATGCAAAGAAAATTTCAAAAGGTAGATTTTTAGAAGAGAAAAATTTAGATATATACGTAAAAAAGGGAATATTAGAGAATCGTCTTTTATATATCAAAGTTTTTCATGGTAGAAAGCCATATTATAAACCTTGGATAGAAATCTTTGGCATAAATGCTCAAATAAAATTAGGAGAAGAAATCATTAATTATTTCGATTCTATTATTGAAAACGAATTATTATCATTTTTCTCTAATTTTATTAAGGAAGGAGGAAAAATTTTCATTGAATATCATACTGATGAAGAAACTAAAAAACAACTTGAAGCAGATTTTCCACCATTTGTAACTCGTTTAGGTTATAAGTTATTTAATTTAGGCTTTACTTGGTTCAAAGATTGGTATTTCCCTGAAGGTTTTATGGAAGGAGAACAAAAACTTCAAGCTGAGAAACCAATAAATGATGAAGAAAAGAAACGTCAAATAAAACAAATTAAAGATGATGTTAAAGAATTTCTTGAAAAAATAAAGAGTTTAAATAAGTATGAATCTTATATAATCAAATCAATAGAAAGAGCAAAAATTATCCTTAGAAAAAATGAATGGTGA
- a CDS encoding SIMPL domain-containing protein (The SIMPL domain is named for its presence in mouse protein SIMPL (signalling molecule that associates with mouse pelle-like kinase). Bacterial member BP26, from Brucella, was shown to assemble into a channel-like structure, while YggE from E. coli has been associated with resistance to oxidative stress.) yields the protein MFENKKVVLNIVLAAIAIALLGINIVMIMPIYSTLASLSYANEKNNEDIIKSTILEGAATIEEKTITVSGTGTAASKPEIAIVYLSVITRSELASEAQRINAEKMNSAINALKNAGIKEEQIETTRYSLQPIYEYDEKLRRSVLVGYQCVNTIKVTLEELNKVGKIIDTAVLAGVNEVSSITFSLKEETIEKLKLEALTKAVEDAKVKAETVAKAAGIKIIGPKKIDIGVYVPPIRYELVKEAMVVPETPIIAPEELTVSMNVNIVYEFE from the coding sequence ATGTTTGAAAATAAAAAAGTAGTTTTAAACATTGTTTTAGCAGCTATTGCAATAGCTCTATTAGGTATTAATATAGTAATGATTATGCCTATATATTCAACTTTAGCATCTCTATCATATGCTAATGAAAAGAATAATGAAGATATTATAAAATCAACTATTTTGGAGGGGGCTGCTACAATAGAAGAAAAAACTATAACAGTAAGTGGAACTGGGACTGCTGCTAGTAAACCTGAAATTGCAATAGTATATTTAAGCGTAATTACTAGAAGTGAGTTAGCTTCTGAGGCTCAAAGAATTAATGCTGAAAAAATGAATAGTGCAATAAATGCTTTAAAAAATGCTGGAATAAAAGAAGAACAAATAGAAACTACAAGATATAGTTTACAACCAATATATGAATATGATGAAAAGCTTAGAAGGTCTGTATTAGTTGGCTATCAATGTGTAAATACTATAAAAGTAACTTTAGAAGAATTGAATAAAGTTGGTAAAATAATAGATACAGCTGTTTTAGCTGGAGTTAATGAAGTTTCTTCAATAACATTTTCTTTAAAAGAAGAAACTATTGAAAAGCTTAAACTTGAAGCCTTAACTAAAGCTGTTGAAGATGCGAAAGTGAAAGCTGAAACTGTTGCTAAAGCTGCAGGAATAAAGATTATAGGTCCAAAGAAAATAGATATTGGAGTATATGTCCCTCCTATAAGGTATGAGTTAGTGAAAGAAGCTATGGTAGTACCTGAAACACCTATAATAGCTCCAGAAGAACTTACTGTATCTATGAATGTCAATATAGTTTATGAATTTGAGTAA
- a CDS encoding nucleoside monophosphate kinase yields the protein MKLIIFGPPGSGKGTYSMRLKEKLGLEKISTGDIFREAIKSGSELGKEVEKYLKSGQLVPDDIVIKVVKEKIKNLENFILDGYPRTIEQAKALDKIVKIDAIINIIAPKEIIIEKLSGRRICSNPKCDGNYNIADIHRIIDGIEYILPPLLPKEDMKCDKCGSPLIQREDDKPEVIEERLNIYEQQSKPVLQYYKRKRKNKIPFIEVYMNRPPEIVVEKIISSLKERNIIK from the coding sequence ATGAAGTTAATAATTTTTGGTCCACCCGGCTCTGGAAAAGGAACATATTCTATGCGCTTGAAGGAAAAACTTGGATTAGAGAAGATTTCTACTGGAGATATTTTTAGAGAAGCTATAAAGTCTGGAAGTGAACTTGGAAAAGAAGTTGAAAAATATTTAAAAAGTGGACAATTAGTTCCAGATGATATAGTAATTAAAGTTGTAAAAGAAAAAATAAAAAACTTAGAGAATTTTATTCTAGATGGATATCCTAGAACTATTGAGCAAGCAAAAGCTTTAGATAAAATAGTGAAAATTGATGCAATAATTAATATCATAGCTCCAAAAGAAATAATAATAGAGAAATTATCAGGTAGGAGAATATGCTCAAATCCTAAATGTGATGGCAATTATAATATTGCTGATATACATAGAATAATAGATGGAATAGAATATATATTGCCTCCTTTACTTCCAAAGGAAGATATGAAATGTGATAAATGTGGCAGTCCTTTAATACAAAGAGAAGATGATAAACCTGAAGTAATTGAAGAAAGATTGAATATTTATGAGCAACAATCTAAGCCAGTTTTACAATATTATAAAAGGAAAAGAAAAAACAAAATTCCATTTATTGAAGTTTATATGAATAGACCACCAGAAATAGTGGTAGAAAAAATAATATCTAGTTTGAAAGAAAGAAATATAATAAAATAA
- a CDS encoding nucleotidyltransferase, whose translation MIFAGTAAYCYGSKRKITDIDILVRNIDLEKAKNVLKNIKGIDIVANLRIIKNNKIYLFSIDNEMIERIKYKKLFDIEVPLIPVEDNIILKAMLQRSEKEGKHDIEDIKNMIKNEIIDFKYLKERIKKYQVEEIVLPILEKIGIKLS comes from the coding sequence ATGATTTTTGCAGGAACAGCAGCTTATTGCTATGGAAGTAAAAGAAAAATTACTGATATTGATATTCTTGTTAGAAATATAGATTTAGAAAAAGCTAAAAATGTTTTAAAAAATATTAAAGGAATTGATATTGTAGCTAATTTAAGAATAATAAAAAATAATAAAATTTATTTATTTTCAATAGATAATGAAATGATAGAAAGAATAAAATATAAGAAGCTTTTTGATATAGAAGTGCCTTTAATACCTGTAGAAGACAATATAATACTTAAAGCAATGTTACAAAGAAGTGAAAAAGAAGGCAAACATGATATAGAAGATATAAAAAATATGATAAAAAATGAAATAATAGATTTTAAATATCTTAAAGAGAGAATTAAAAAATATCAAGTTGAAGAAATTGTTTTACCTATTTTAGAAAAAATAGGAATTAAATTAAGTTAA
- a CDS encoding Lrp/AsnC ligand binding domain-containing protein, which translates to MVVACILICCEAGKYKDVISEIRKIKGVKKAFGVHGRWDGVIEVEAPDLKALGEISLKLHGLEGVRATETLISF; encoded by the coding sequence ATGGTAGTAGCATGTATTTTAATTTGCTGTGAAGCTGGGAAATATAAAGATGTAATCTCAGAGATTAGAAAGATTAAAGGTGTGAAAAAAGCCTTTGGTGTCCATGGAAGGTGGGACGGGGTTATTGAAGTAGAAGCCCCTGACCTTAAAGCACTTGGTGAAATCTCATTAAAGCTTCATGGATTAGAAGGAGTAAGAGCTACTGAAACTCTTATTAGTTTTTAA
- a CDS encoding Lrp/AsnC ligand binding domain-containing protein, with amino-acid sequence MMSCILIRILPGKGNEVLESVKKFPEVKSAYFVFGRYDIVAFAEASTFEALSKVISKINAISGIKSTESLMETAQ; translated from the coding sequence ATGATGTCTTGTATTTTAATTAGGATTCTTCCAGGGAAAGGCAATGAAGTTTTAGAAAGTGTTAAAAAGTTTCCTGAAGTTAAAAGTGCTTATTTTGTATTTGGAAGATATGATATTGTTGCTTTTGCAGAAGCTTCAACTTTTGAAGCTTTAAGCAAAGTAATATCTAAAATAAATGCAATTTCAGGAATTAAAAGCACAGAATCGCTTATGGAAACTGCCCAATAG
- a CDS encoding N-glycosylase/DNA lyase has translation MKELIEAINKLRNSKIKKIVDARIREFKEIGNKSNIEIFKELCFCILTANFNAERSIKIQKEIGDGFLTLPEFTLAKKLKDLGHRYYDVRAKYIVEARKYANSLKETINSFNDENKLREWLVENIKGLGYKEASHFLRNIGYTNFAILDFHIIDLLAKYGLIEKPKTLTRKRYLEIEKILKEIAEKLNINLAELDLYLWYLSTGKILK, from the coding sequence ATGAAAGAATTAATAGAAGCTATCAATAAGCTAAGAAATAGTAAAATAAAAAAAATAGTAGATGCTCGTATTAGAGAATTTAAAGAAATTGGTAATAAATCAAATATTGAAATTTTTAAAGAGCTTTGTTTTTGTATTTTAACAGCAAATTTTAATGCTGAAAGAAGTATAAAAATTCAGAAAGAGATAGGAGATGGTTTTTTAACTCTTCCAGAATTTACATTAGCAAAAAAATTAAAAGACCTGGGTCATCGATATTATGATGTTAGAGCAAAATATATTGTAGAAGCAAGGAAATATGCAAATTCATTAAAAGAAACTATTAATTCTTTTAATGATGAAAATAAATTAAGAGAATGGTTAGTTGAGAATATAAAAGGATTAGGATATAAAGAAGCTAGTCATTTTCTTAGAAATATAGGATATACTAATTTTGCAATTTTAGATTTTCATATAATTGATCTATTAGCAAAATATGGTTTAATTGAAAAACCAAAAACATTAACAAGGAAGAGATATTTAGAAATTGAGAAAATTTTAAAAGAAATTGCAGAAAAATTAAATATTAATTTAGCAGAATTAGACTTATACCTTTGGTATTTATCAACTGGAAAAATACTGAAATAA
- a CDS encoding zinc dependent phospholipase C family protein has protein sequence MPKYATHMLVMDKATEKLLKSKFADATALKNRRDIAVIGAIGPDLFFWATDYELCKVLKDIFEAWDYIVGIYNDTIGKIVKAIEELGEAVEGAIEKVLPHTVEMIEVLINECKETFELFKKVVSQGALAALLGIDDLIGDMANIPTATHKIFDMFKPPLQEGKDETKWYWFDMLHYRYTGLFLKNLIENARTEAQKAYAYGYATHIATDLIGHGYVNQIVGGPYRTQVQRHSLVEYFIDAWVFREYYGGDVSSELLEKMNLPESLPDDVVDLIYNAFIKTYSDKKHPQLLKSNNGFLTKEQIKETYKLFKRVTELMEVKIEKPKEPFSNVMEILQEALEGFEPPPPPPSKDGDICWEALLLGLTEGSRECWEKIAETIADYLEWLGDLLEWTFETLLNLFDFILTALTAIPVSILIAILYGIQLLLYNILNSLREALAFSALAYPPLETLDSTGGLYLVHPYHCEFPKKPYPQIHSCSQNCLQCPSKGSEKPLTIPSLYNENATPKSFIEEIPLNLKYLDMYAKAKTPEETRKLYLIITGVAAPGMQEWRKIGNAIDLSVWMISNSKDPLIATNWNLDSDRGYAYKHWKGILPTKDPENEVIGEAYLEEYI, from the coding sequence ATGCCTAAGTATGCAACTCATATGTTAGTAATGGATAAAGCTACTGAAAAACTATTAAAAAGTAAATTTGCAGATGCCACAGCTCTTAAAAATAGAAGGGATATAGCTGTTATTGGAGCTATAGGACCAGATTTATTTTTTTGGGCTACAGATTATGAATTATGTAAAGTACTTAAAGATATATTTGAAGCATGGGATTATATAGTAGGTATATATAACGATACTATAGGAAAAATAGTAAAAGCTATAGAAGAATTAGGGGAAGCTGTAGAAGGAGCTATAGAAAAAGTTTTACCTCATACTGTTGAAATGATCGAAGTATTAATTAATGAATGTAAAGAAACATTTGAACTATTTAAAAAAGTTGTAAGTCAAGGTGCTTTAGCAGCACTTTTAGGCATCGATGATCTAATAGGAGATATGGCAAATATACCTACAGCAACTCATAAAATATTTGATATGTTTAAGCCTCCTTTACAAGAGGGGAAAGATGAAACAAAATGGTATTGGTTTGATATGCTCCATTATAGATATACAGGGCTTTTCCTAAAGAATTTAATTGAAAATGCTAGAACTGAAGCACAAAAAGCTTATGCATACGGATATGCAACACATATAGCAACAGATTTAATAGGCCATGGATATGTAAATCAAATAGTTGGTGGACCATATAGAACGCAAGTTCAAAGACATAGCTTAGTAGAATACTTTATAGATGCATGGGTTTTCAGAGAGTATTATGGTGGAGATGTAAGTTCAGAGCTTTTAGAGAAAATGAATCTTCCAGAAAGTCTCCCAGATGATGTTGTAGATCTTATATACAATGCATTTATTAAAACCTATTCGGATAAGAAACATCCACAATTATTGAAATCAAATAACGGTTTTCTAACAAAAGAGCAAATAAAGGAAACATACAAATTATTTAAGAGAGTTACAGAACTTATGGAAGTAAAAATCGAAAAACCGAAGGAACCGTTTTCAAATGTAATGGAAATATTGCAAGAAGCTTTAGAAGGTTTTGAACCTCCTCCACCTCCACCTAGTAAAGATGGAGACATTTGTTGGGAAGCTTTATTATTAGGTCTTACAGAGGGATCAAGAGAATGCTGGGAAAAAATAGCTGAAACTATTGCAGATTATTTAGAATGGTTAGGAGATCTACTTGAATGGACCTTTGAAACATTACTTAATTTATTTGATTTTATTCTTACAGCTTTAACAGCTATTCCAGTTTCAATATTAATAGCAATACTTTATGGAATACAATTACTTTTATACAATATACTTAATAGTCTTAGAGAAGCGCTTGCATTTAGTGCTCTTGCTTATCCGCCATTAGAAACATTAGATTCAACTGGAGGATTATATCTAGTTCACCCATACCATTGCGAATTTCCTAAAAAGCCATATCCACAAATACATTCATGCTCACAAAATTGTCTTCAATGTCCTTCTAAAGGATCTGAAAAACCTCTTACAATACCATCTTTATATAATGAAAATGCTACTCCTAAAAGCTTTATAGAAGAAATACCTCTAAACTTAAAATATTTGGATATGTACGCAAAAGCTAAGACACCTGAAGAAACTAGAAAATTATATCTTATAATAACAGGTGTAGCAGCACCAGGAATGCAAGAATGGAGAAAAATAGGGAATGCTATAGATTTATCTGTATGGATGATATCAAATTCAAAAGATCCATTAATAGCTACAAATTGGAATTTAGATTCGGATAGAGGATATGCTTATAAGCATTGGAAAGGCATTCTTCCAACAAAAGATCCAGAAAATGAAGTAATAGGAGAAGCTTACTTAGAAGAATATATATAA
- a CDS encoding isoprenylcysteine carboxylmethyltransferase family protein, producing the protein MFPKIILALFILICLIIFFIFNLINFIKNKDRRLKAYAEIERPSGIAFELVVLGTFFFFLESFIYPFLVFSGHASLIDFPPLKLQFEFDSYIQFLGMILTFFGYFIFLWSVFARGRYATAWEMPENHELVTWGPYRYVRHPSYLAYFLMFFGLFLMLLNLLALLPLIAIPGYIKIVEYEEKLLIKRFGEKYIEYQRKTRRFIPKIFSSKKS; encoded by the coding sequence ATGTTTCCTAAAATAATTTTAGCTTTATTTATTCTTATTTGTTTAATAATTTTCTTTATTTTTAATTTAATAAATTTCATTAAGAATAAAGATAGAAGACTAAAAGCTTATGCTGAAATTGAAAGACCAAGTGGTATTGCTTTTGAATTGGTAGTTTTAGGAACATTTTTCTTTTTTCTTGAATCTTTTATTTATCCATTTTTAGTTTTTTCAGGGCATGCTTCTTTAATTGATTTCCCTCCTTTAAAACTTCAATTTGAATTTGATTCATATATACAATTTTTAGGAATGATTCTAACATTTTTTGGTTATTTTATTTTTTTATGGAGCGTTTTTGCACGTGGTCGTTATGCAACCGCATGGGAAATGCCAGAGAATCATGAACTTGTGACATGGGGGCCATATCGTTATGTGCGTCATCCTTCCTATTTAGCATATTTCTTAATGTTTTTTGGATTGTTTTTAATGTTACTAAATTTGTTAGCTTTACTTCCACTTATAGCAATTCCAGGATATATAAAGATTGTAGAATATGAAGAAAAATTATTAATAAAAAGATTTGGTGAAAAGTATATTGAGTATCAAAGAAAAACTAGAAGATTTATTCCTAAAATATTTTCTTCAAAAAAATCTTAA